The Vespula pensylvanica isolate Volc-1 chromosome 3, ASM1446617v1, whole genome shotgun sequence nucleotide sequence AAAAGGTTGAACTTATAGatgttaaattaatgaaagagCTCACCCAAATTACATCAAATATTTCGTGTAATTTATAGCAAGTTCTATGGCGACCAGCAAAGGCAAGTATGTTACAAAGTAGTATAGATCCTTGTCGTCTCTAGGAAGGCTAGCGCTGCTATCGCTTACGATCGCATCTATGTCTCGTATTCAGACAATCGCGCTTTAAAATTCTCCTTTAAATTAACTGTCAATCACATTACAATTGTTTCGTCATCTCGATggtgttaatttttttaaagctgTATTTTGTTCTCTAGTCTAAAGCATTATGGGTaaacgtataattaataataatttgtaatagatatatagaatgtAATATTACGTAGATTTTCAACTCTCATAGATAATATACATCCAATGAACAGCAATCTATACGTTAGTGTTAGTACTACTGGATTCACTTCCATGAACATAAAGAGTTTTTCAATGCCGATTAGAAAAGCTATTTATCGTTGTATCgtacataaagaaaaatcattatttatcatcggcatgtaaatatcaatttgatgttattaaaaatagagatatacGAAGGGAAACAATTCAAATCACGACCAATCGAAAAAGTcaaattcgatatttcgacGCATCAATGAACATGTAATTCGTGCACGCATGTAAACCAACCCCCGATGTGCTGCCCCACAGCAATGCGCCGACAAACTAAATAATCGACGTCAAAGCTGTCAAATATGGCGAGAGTAGCGAGCGTAATTGACATATAAAAATGTGAATATAAGGGCCATCACAGTGATTTGTGATTTAAAATAAACCCGCATTTTGTTTCATAAAACGTATAATGTAAGTTCGAATAGTGTGTCAAAAGTGAGTGCGTGAGGAACTTGGCCTCGGCGTATTTGTAGCCGAGGGAATATAAGGGCATGGTAATTGAGGAACTATGGGTGCTCAACAAACTAAAGACAGAATAATTCCAGCCGGGTCTACCGTGCGACAAACGCGAAAGCAACCCAGAAATTTGAAAGAGTCTCGTATTATAGGATCTAACATATTTACTGAACACAGTGGTAATGTGTATCAATTgttatgtatattcttttgcATTCCAAAttctcaccctctcttttaaagtcttcttttttaatatctatcaaTTATCTGTTGaactatcgttattattatttttattaaatattatatgtttcaaaatatgatatatttcttatataatttataatggttaaattttcaatatattatatttttctttatcatatcttttttagaACTTAGCGTTAActgttaaaatatatagaattatcTATAATGATACatgtaatgaataattaatatgataacATGTAATATGTATCATTGTAcatgattataaatatgattgtGAACTGtcttgtataataaattgacttattatataaattttttttttatttttaatagaacaattttttaaacttatttgaattatcaataaatgaaattattttttcctattatGTAACTTGTTTGTagagtttataaaaaatttacagaCACAATTCTATATAGATACTGTTATGCAATGGTCATCCTCAATAAAGATTGGATTAGTTtgtgaatgaaaaagatactGTTATATCATCATTCTTGTCCCTATCTTTATTctcattatttctctttttttttacagaggCTTTATTACAAAGTAGACCCCTACCTCACATTCCAGCATTACCAGAGGGGGATCCTCCTAGTAGTTCTAATGTTCAACCAATTTCACAACAAGCAAATATTCAACAACATACTAGTGTATCTACCAGTGGACTCCTTGAAGCTGCTAACaggttaaatatataaatttgcttATTAACTATgtagatgtatatgtatagatgcatgcatatatatgtatctgtttcctctttttttttttcttttatattttatgatcaaTTTACGTTTTATGattgaaaaatcaaatttgttggatatatttctttataaagttTCATCTTTGCAAATTTAACAAGTATATGATAATatctagaaaattatattttgaagtatttaataatttagaaatatttctaatcatCAATTGTAAAACAAATGGATATATTGTTTAAAgcaatattttacaataagaataaattatatttgaatgaGAATATTTACAATGATGTTTGAATAGATGGACTAGCAAGGAGAATCTTTTAACACAAGAAGAAGATGATCCACAATTATTTGTTGCATTATATGATTTTCAAGCAGGAGGAGAAAATCAGCTTAGTTTGAAGAAAGGTATATATTAAAGGAAAGATTATCTGTAATGCTGatagtttcatttttttgaattgataataatatgattttttatcatttttataaacagGCGAACAAGTACGTATTCTCAGTTATAATAAAAGTGGAGAGTGGTGTGAAGCACATTCAAGTGCTGGTCAAGTAGGGTGGGTTCCATCGAACTATGTAACTCCCGTTAATTCCTTGGAAAAGCATTCTTGGTATCATGGAAGAATATCCAGAAATGCTGCAGAATATCTTTTAAGTTCTGGCATAAATGGTAGTTTTCTTGTTCGTGAATCAGAGAGCAGTCCAGGTCAACGTAGCATTTCCTTAAGATATGAAGGACGAGTGTATCATTACAGAATCAATGAAGATAGCGAAGGAAAGGTTAGTTTGTTGATTAACAAGTACAAATTCATGTAACTCTCATATTCCATCATTTCAGATGTTTGTCACAACagaaagtaaatttaataCATTAGCTGAACTGGTTCACCATCATTCAATGCTTGCTGATGGTCTTATTACGCAACTGCTTTATCCTGCACCAAAGCATAACAAGCCTACTGTGTTTCCACTTAGTCCAGGTGGCGTATACATTTTTGTCAATATCTTATCTTTTGttacgttttttttccttttttctttttttattcaggcACATTTTTCCAGAAATTCAATacctgaataaaaaaaaaaaattaatgttatttattttattcatttcttcagtttttctttttatctttttaatttcgttttaatatactataaatttaataaaacttgATATGCATGACTTTAAAACATAAAGTGTACTTGTATTATTAACAGGTTATTgggagaataaaataattatgcatTTTCATCTTAATTCATCTAAAGTGTAtcattctaaaaaataaaaaaaaaaaagtaaataaaaactaaacaATAAAAGTttctgataatattataatttatatattaacacactaaattttttaatatataaatctctcttaatattaaagaatctTTTATGCAAGTATTACATAGTACATTAGACtgtataaaatcatataaacTGTAACATGTTCCAGAGCCAGATGAATGGGAAATTAATCGGACTGATATAGTAATGAGGCATAAATTAGGTGGGGGACAGTATGGTGATGTATATGAAGCAGTTTGGAAGAGGTATAATATGACAGTTGCTGTGAAGACATTAAaggtatttataataatattctgatatcgttcatatatatttataattatgtttacaaaaatatttttaatctttaattgCAGGAAGATACCATGGCACTTAAAGATTTTCTGGAAGAAGCTgcaataatgaaagaaatgaaacataGAAATTTGGTACAATTATTAGGAGTTTGTACACGTGAACCACCATTTTACATTATCACAGAATTTATGAGTAAAGGAAATTTGTTAGATTACTTGCGTAACGAAAGCAAACATCAAATCAATGCTGTTGTTCTCATGCACATGGCAACTCAAATAGCAAGTGGTATGAGTTATTTAGAAAGCAGAAATTTTATTCACAGGTATTTacattacaatatataattgtattatcgATCATGTCtatactctatatatatattttaaatatttttgacaaaaattacttatattttgtgttgtaattatattaaagtaaACTTGATTACAACAGAGATTTAGCGGCACGTAATTGTTTGGTTGGAGAAAATCATTTAGTAAAAGTCGCAGATTTTGGTTTAGCACGATTAATGAGAGATGACACATATACAGCTCATGCTGGTGCTAAATTTCCTATAAAATGGACCGCCCCGGAAGGTTTagcttataataaattttctacaaaGGTAATAATACCGATTTTCCTGTAACAACTGATGGTAGAACTTTCATATAATAGGTTGACTTTTTGTGTAGTCTGATGTGTGGGCATTTGGAATCTTATTGTGGGAAATTGCGACTTACGGCATGTCTCCGTACCCTGGTGTAGATTTGACAGATGTTTATCACATGTTGGAAAAGGGCTATAGGATGGAATGTCCACCTGGTTGTCCACCTAAGGTGTACGAGTTAATGAGACAATGTTGGCAATGGTCAGCAATAGAACGACCAACTTTCAAAGAAATTCATcattcattagaaaatatgtttcaaGAATCTAGTATTACAGAaggtaataaatttgttagatTTTTTAGATGTATATAATCATTTACATATACTAacaaataagtatatatatatatttcagaaGTTGAAAAACAACTGCAAGGTGGAGGAGAAATTCCATTGCTTGCATATAAAAAATCACAAACTGGTAGTACCGGAAACATCCATGGACTTGTACTTGTATCTGAACAAATGTCTTCCTCTGGTATAGCACAAGGTGAtgcaatttattaaaaattttatgtttatatgtggtatcaaatttatatctgtaatatcacaataattttcttgcaCTTAGATGGTGCTAGTTCTGTAACTAAATTAAGTACTTTTGTGGGTGGATTATCGAGTAAAAGTAACAGTAATATCGTACAAATGAGAcgttcgacgaataaaaaagggaaacaagCACCTGCACCTCCAAAACGAACGAGGTAGatctttatttatgttataagttaataatttaaaaaggattTGATTCATATTACTACTGCATTTTTTTCCACAGTCTATTATCATCGTGCAGTTCATTTCGCGATTCGGCATACCAGGAACAAGATCAACAAAATACCGATGCTGCCACCATAGCACTTGATGATGCCACAGATCTAAATGGTATTGATAAGATTTTTGAAggtatttcattatattaattaagtgTAATGATGTATGCACGTCCAGCTTGAATTCtattaattcgaatttcaGTTATGTTGATTTTGTTATACGTTATCTACAGTGGCTCATAGCTTCAGGAATGTGGGTCATTCTCCATGAGCCAATATTTTCTGAATGTGCATAGTAAAATGCAGAATACTTGAAAGTTCTAAAAGTAATTGTTGGATATTATATCAGTGCACATTTGTATCTTAGTGAATCTTAAGCAATTTATACGTAGTTgcagtttattattatttttttcttctttctttacgagtgcttttatgataaattggtgataatatctttatatataatatttctttttaatattaatccaaatatatatcatgtttATGCatgatgtaaatatttaaaaaaaaaagcaatagaaatatatttatatttttattttatatctcatctttttttttttttttttttttttttaagatttaagTAATTTCCATTTTAAAGGTATTACTTGTAATCATATCTCGtagaattaacaaaaattttatactttaatgaaaaatatcgtatttttatataaattttgaatgtGTTCAAGCAGTGTTATGTGAGTTTACTGATGTTTCTAAACACATTCACGCACGCACGTGCATTATAAGATACCTATGAAGAAACACTTCATCATAACTACTTCTGGCCTGCACGATTTTTTCGACAGTATTTTTTCAACAGTCATTTTTAGTACATACGAaaaaacatacatattatgaaattgaaataacacttatttataataagagTCTTCTATATAATTGACTACCCTTTATGATCACGTTTAAGGAGAATGACCCTGAGTTATATGACAGAAATATACAGTAAAACAATATAGCATTGATATTTTCTAcccaaaaattctttttcatctatGATAGAGCTATATGTTCTATTCCTGTATGAAGTTATGCTTACTACAGGAATATTTAATCATAGATTATGTACAGTATACTTTGTTTATTAAATGACAACTCAGGTATCACACGAGATCTTGTGACAATGGCTACACAGTCAATTACTACAGGAGGTTGCGAAGTGGACGACGATGGAGATGGGTCTCAGGGGACAGCAGAACCCAATTTTGTTCCTCAACCATCAACTTCGCCAGAACCTGTTTCCAACATACCATGCAATcagaaacaaattaaaacaCGACCTTATCCATCTAAGGAAGTACTGCCTCAGAAGGTACAATGAACATGCATTGTGGCCAGGCTTAAAATGTATAGTAGTCATTCGTGTAACAATATTGTAACTCCAAAGTATTACAAATTATGTGACGATCAATATTTATTGAGATATCTTTAACTTGTTAAATTTTGTCTAATGGTAAATGCATTTAGCACTGCTTGAATGGATTTCAACGTTTTTAAACATATGAAGCTTATAATCAAATTTCTTTCAGTTGGTACATGTAGGTGCACTAGAGGTGCAAAATGTTAAGAGGGCAATTAACCGTTATGGTACCCTACCTAAGGGTGCAAGAATTGGCGCCTACCTAGAAAGTCTTCGGCAGAGCGGAATGCCTTCTAATCAAGAAAACATTGCGACTACATCGGCAATATCTACAGTTGTGGAACAACATGATGTTACAAGTAGTACGGATACGCCGCAGCATCGTTCGCTTTCTCCTCGTCAGAACAATTTACGTAATCAACCTCAAATGACGCGCAGTAATTCTTCCAGTGGTGTAGTAAATACTTACCAACCACCAAATTCACCACGCAGTCGGACAGTAgggattagaaaaaataatacagaaaaCATTGGATTAAGAACTTTCCGAGGTCCAAATAATACTGGTTTTAGAACAGCCAGTCCATCAAGATCCGTTCAACCAACGCTTGCTGATCTTGAATTTCCTCCACCTCCTATAGACTTACCACCACCGCcagatgaaatttttaatcctGCAGATCAATGCGATTTGCCTCCGCCTGTAACGGCCTCTCCAAATAGTGATATTTCTCATATTAAAACAACCAATTCACCAGTAAGTGTCAGAAAATTAAAAGCAGAATGGAAGATAAAGGATGAAGTAAATGACGATCAAGATGATAAGAACAACGACGTTAGAAACGTAGAACCTTCTGTGAAAGAAGCTAGTTCTAGATTTGGTGTAAACTTACGGCGCAGAGAAACTACTAGCGAAGTACATTGTGCCGTAAATAAATGTTTGGATGATAAGAAAACAATTCTTAAAACGAAAGAGGTATCTAGTAACGTAAGACTAGAATCAACGGAATTAACATCATCTCCGGAAGAAGCACCACCACCGCCTCcgcctccacctccacctcctgcTGCTGTTGGTATCACAGATACGTTTGAATCTAAACCAGGGATGAAGGAGATGTTAGAGTTAAAACTggttaatgaaataaaacaaagtgcTGATATGAAACACGGAGgatctgtaaaaaaaagtggaaTTGCAGGTAATGTACCTTCGTTACCTCTTGATCCTGCATCTCAGTTATTATCAGAGTTATGTGCCAGCTTTAGTATGGATACAAACAAACATTCAGTACAAAATGAGTATGCCATTTCTAATCTGAAGAGCAATGATAGTTTTTCCATTGCACAGGATCATCATTTAAGTCTTGATAAGCACAGTACACACAAAGAGATTGATGCATCTTCACCTATAACAGAGAGTGTAATAAGCACTGGTAATATAGGTTTCAAATTGAAGAAGGTAGATAAGAGGAATAACCcgcaaaaggaagaaactggagataatcaaataattgattttaaggCTAGATTACGAAAGGTAGATAATgcagaaaaagataaagttgtggaagataaaacaaaacggTTTGATGATATTGGAAGTAGTATCACAGATTCTTCAGAATTGGGTACAGATGATCAAGTTGACGACAAACGTAGAAGTACCGGAAGTATAAGTAGCCTAAAAAAATTATGGGAAAATAAAGAAGCTTCTTGCGATAATCAGCCGCTCAGTCCTAAATTAAGTGTTCGAGGTGTAAACAAACCAGACATAGTTGATGCAGGTGAAGACTCACCAGAGGATCATAGTGGAGCATCAACACGTAGTTCTACTAGTAAAGGAGACACAAGAGTATGGCCTCCAACATCATCCACAGATATAGAAAAACCTGTTGTGCCAGCTAAGCCACTAAAACCATTAGTTTCTTCAACTAAACATTTTGGTTCCTCAATATATGCTACACCAAATTGCAATAAATCTACTTCACAGACAGATGAAGATGCAAATAAACAAACTGCCGAATCAAAAGGTGCAGTAAAACATAGTGTAATCGAAATTTCGAATGTTATTGAAAATAGTATTTTGAATCTTAGAGGTAGTCCAACTATAATTATGGCTAGTTGGCTTCAACTATCTGATAAAGTTGGTTTGCTCCATGGTATGTGCATAAGTCTTACAGATACTGCAATAGCACCACATGCGAGGTTTCAGTTCCGTGATTTACTCACTAGACTTGAGCTACAAGCACGACAACTAAGAGCAGCTGGAACAAGAAATATTGCAGAGAATACAAGACTATTAAGTGAGGttcaaaatacaataaaagatGTAATAAATACAGTGCAGAGATAAAGTATATATTGGTGGtggaaaatcaaaaataacattttacactctcttttacatttctgttgaaattttgaattaatttctgTCACCagtttgaatatatataataaatatacgtaaatatatatatatacatatatatgcatatatatgtatatatatacatatatatatgcatagatatgtgtatatatacacacatatatatatatatatgcgcatacatatatacatatacatgacatagcatatcttattttaatcaatgcatcaaaatatttttaatcaacaaatttcaaataaaaatatttccatgtattgactcattaaaaaaatgagatatcCTTATGTacaacgtatacgtatatgtgtatatatatatatatatatatgaatcataaatcatacatgcatacatatatacataagtatagatatatatctaagtCACTAGTAAGGTCTAAGAACAATgttttaatcataataattatgcttaaaataatatcaagtaATGAATGTGAATGAAAGTAAGGGTTGTTGAGTTATGGTTGTATGTTTATGCTATTACAAACGTTTTGTGCGGTTGAAGCATAATAAGAAAGTATactacaaatatttctttaatatgtTTTTCTGAAGAGAATGATTTGCAAGATTCATAATTTTACGTTTGCACATATTTACAcctaaataatatcgattttggtgtcaaaaatattgaatattattatctatgatCATGTGTAGGTTTTGCAATATAAGCCttgataaaagatattcattttgcatgattattacatttttatataaagagacGTATGATCTAAAATATGATAGTATATGTGATGATCATAGTAACAATATGAATAGTTTATCacagttttaataataactgaAGTACCAGTGGTGCATATAAATGTAATGTGAATGATTGCCATTACAAAATGTAGACACTTTCTTAAGCTGCTTATGTATCGTAAATCATTTCATTTACATGTAATTTTATACACATCATTGCTTAGTACATTTATGCGAAGTTGTAGGTCacattataaatacaaactATAATGTTAAGATATCTTACATGTACTGTGGGAcaatataacaattttgtatttgtataGCATAAGTTGAATAACAACTGTACTAAGTATCGTATGCCTACATAAATTATCCAGAATGAGAAAATTGAAtgtaattaatcaaattcttAAGTGTCGTGTGCTTTGTTTAATCATGGATATATGGAAATGTTCTTCCAAAGGCACAGCAGTAAAGGAATATGTTtggaaattttcataaaaatatcggCGCATTGACTCTTTACTCTtgcacatattttttatacaaatttctatCGGACCAGTAGGTTCACAttcagaataatttttctccaaAATGTGTAATAGactcataatttttaatttttaatcattgtaTTAATACAATTGGAACTTATAAAAAGCAAATTTCTCACTTTATTGTAAagttcaaaattttttaatatatttaattcataaattataatatatataatcttaaataCTCAAAagttataacaataattatcaatataaatataattaatttaattgattacTCAGCCAATATTGTTACTTATTCTGTTGTTAAatctacaatattttttatttcttttatgggAATTTTTGAACTTATACTTTATTAAATCTGTGCTTGAAACTAAGTAGAATGCAATACAAACAGAAGTAATAGTGACCAATGAAATGTGTCTTATGACACTGCCTATTAGTACATTcaatatattaacattaatagcATACAATGTAATTTTGGATGAATTactcattttctttaaatcattTGTACCTGTGATAAGCTAAaccattattttattatttgtattaattgaGAAACtgaattcaagaaaaaagataattacacAAATGAATTTTAGCTGATGGATAttcatttagaaattattattattaaaagtgaCACGAAAGtccttgttttatataatatgtattatagtaGTTTTATGTCTATTTAtacttgtatttattttttattttttgatgtaaaattacatttctaAAGACCAATGTACTGATTCactaatacaaaattttaatattgctttatacattcatataagatcgaaaatgaaaataaaaataattatggaaCTAAAATGctttttaaatcaataacaAGCATCATAGAATAATAAAGCACAatgtcatattttataaaatttcttatgtaTAATGCGAACACTTTCttaatgttattatacaatatatacaactTATAAAAGACAGATACGTTTTGATTAAGATCATCTAACTAATCTTTATATCAACCAGCATTTTTTGCTATGTTTCTAATGCTCTGAAACAATCACTTACAATTTTCCATTTATCACCCACTGCAGTGATCAAAAAAGTTTGATTAAAAGGCTTTGAACTTTTCTCTTCAAACTTAACTTGTCCCCCAACTTTAACAAGGAATGTTAACTGACTAGTTATTCCTGGACCTAttagcaataaaaaaagaaatcaatatagcaataagaaatgttaaaaaatatcatatctaagtaattaatttttatattaaatcaagaagtaattaaaattaattcttttttcaaacgcatgtaattaaaattatattgctTATATTTAGTTACTTAATAAGTTAAAATctgttgaaaaattttattatatataaacaaagtaaatattattctacaaTTCTATAAggctttactttcttttttttataaagtcaATAATACAATTTGAAATAAAGCTTTATTATACaacatgttattttattataataacattggacaaataaacaattttttatctatttgataatatttttaaatggagTTACCTGTGATAGGCTGTGCATCTAAAGTAATAATAGAATGCTCAGAGGGTGGTAAATCTGTccaaaatttttgtatattgtCTTTAGTTTCAACTCCATTTCCATTCCATATTAAAGTAGCTGTATCCAAGTACAATCTTGAAATTaactgaaatatataattgtaacaTATAACCTAATCAACATATcgcgtgtatatgtaaatgaaataaGTACACAAAATACACTCACATATCTTCGTTTGTCCAAActttcataatataattttgtaaattcttCAGCAGTTCTACATGCTTGATCAATTTTACTCTTCAAAtcctaaaaaatattattaatttaataacattcGTATAAAGAATCACGCTACTTAAcacaatagatatatatatataacataaactAAACATAATAATCACACACCTGCTCCATTttaacttgtttttttttatgctgaaatcaagaaacatttaaatttttataataaagcgtatttataatgtattaacGTTGTAATGCAGCAACCAACAGCACCTAACACGCGTGGATCAGTTAGTACttgcaatatttaaacatAACCAAAACAATTGAATATACGATGAAAACTGTACGTAATTTCTTGAAAACCCGCCCAATCAATTTTAATGCATGTTCTTGAACTTGTGAGTCACGAAGTACAAAAATTGAACATAAAGGTTCATGTTTATGAATTCATAgaactaataatatatacaaatttaacaTGACGAACGTAGCAATGAACGACATAATAATGAATCAAACTTATttcaaacaattatttttacgaatacaTGTAGgatgtttatttataagtataattattaaaaaaagctgaacgtaagaaattttattgcctacttcattgaaataatgaaaatgtcCCATaactaatttaaatattagtaaCAAAGAATAGTTTAGTAAAATACGAAATCAAAGTTCTTTAATATTCCCTATATTACAGGATGATTAAAAAtagacgaaaggaaaagaattgtGCAGCAGAGAGGAGGGAGACAgataatagtattaaaaagaattagcaaagtaaaaaaaaagaaacgataaaaatttgcaGATTCCAAGAGGGGGCGTGTAA carries:
- the LOC122628245 gene encoding NTF2-related export protein isoform X3 produces the protein MPEKITVEVRCHVTDPARSRDLPSRIMDYSKIGGQQDLKSKIDQACRTAEEFTKLYYESLDKRRYNYIFQLISRLYLDTATLIWNGNGVETKDNIQKFWTDLPPSEHSIITLDAQPITGPGITSQLTFLVKVGGQVKFEEKSSKPFNQTFLITAVGDKWKIVSDCFRALET
- the LOC122628245 gene encoding NTF2-related export protein isoform X1, which encodes MPEKITVEVRCHVTDPARSRDLPSRIMDYSKIGGQQHKKKQVKMEQDLKSKIDQACRTAEEFTKLYYESLDKRRYNYIFQLISRLYLDTATLIWNGNGVETKDNIQKFWTDLPPSEHSIITLDAQPITGPGITSQLTFLVKVGGQVKFEEKSSKPFNQTFLITAVGDKWKIVSDCFRALET
- the LOC122628245 gene encoding NTF2-related export protein isoform X2 — encoded protein: MPEKITVEVRCHVTDPARSRDLPSRIMDYSKIGGQQHKKKQVKMEQDLKSKIDQACRTAEEFTKLYYESLDKRRYLISRLYLDTATLIWNGNGVETKDNIQKFWTDLPPSEHSIITLDAQPITGPGITSQLTFLVKVGGQVKFEEKSSKPFNQTFLITAVGDKWKIVSDCFRALET
- the LOC122628245 gene encoding NTF2-related export protein isoform X4, translated to MPEKITVEVRCHVTDPARSRDLPSRIMDYSKIGGQQDLKSKIDQACRTAEEFTKLYYESLDKRRYLISRLYLDTATLIWNGNGVETKDNIQKFWTDLPPSEHSIITLDAQPITGPGITSQLTFLVKVGGQVKFEEKSSKPFNQTFLITAVGDKWKIVSDCFRALET